From a region of the Balaenoptera musculus isolate JJ_BM4_2016_0621 chromosome 15, mBalMus1.pri.v3, whole genome shotgun sequence genome:
- the SLC4A11 gene encoding sodium bicarbonate transporter-like protein 11, with protein sequence MSQNGYFEDAGYLKCDADDASETREESLGDEAFDTVNSSIVSGESIRFFVNVNLEVQPTQSEGESPGGYGLLHTSRKYLKLKNFEEEIRAHRDLDGFLARASIILNETATSLDDVLRAMLCRLAQDSHNTEPDCNLDPLMAMLFTDAGAPTEGKAVHLLSDTIQGVTATVTGVQYQQSWLCIICTSKALLKRHVCISRLVRPQNWGENSCEVRFVILVLAPPKMKSTKTATEVGRTFATMFLDITFRQKLLKTRTEEEFKEALVHQRQLLTVMSHCPSISMKDYSMSSACTHRPPQPPRHKDFLPMGRGIREDIARRFPVYPLDFTDGIIGKNKAVGKYITTTLFLYFACLLPTIAFGSLNDENTNGAIDVQKTIAGQSIGGLLYALFSGQPLVVLLTTAPLALYIHVIRGICDDYDLDFSTFYAWTGLWNSFFLTLYALFNLSLVMSLFKRSTEEIIALFISITFVLDAVKGMVKIFQKYYCGHNPGNYYEDRSSPVSLLGLSPSLNSSLHAALNTSLLAGPPELPSVGSQGPEPLARDTAVLSLLIMLGTLWLSYTLYQFKKSPYLHPYMREILSDCALPISVLTFSLISSYGFQEIKMGKFRYNPSKSLFEMAEMHSLSLVAVSGAMGLGFLLSMLFFIEQNLVAALANAPENRLVKGTAYHWDLLLVAIINTGLSLFGLPWIHAAYPHSPLHVRALALVEERVENGHIYETIVSVKETRLTTLGASILVGFSLLLLPFPLQWIPKPVLYGLFLYIALTSIDGNQLFARMVLLLKDQTSYPPTHYIRRVPQRKIHYFTGLQVLQLLLLCAFGMSTLPYMKMIFPLIMIAMIPIRYNLLPQIIEAKYLDAMDAEH encoded by the exons GCTACCTCAAGTGTGACGCGGATGATGCCTCTGAAACCCGTGAGGAGAGCCTGGGGGATGAGGCCTTCGACACGGTCAACTCCTCCATTGTGTCTGGCGAGAGCATCCGTTTCTTTGTCAACGTCAACCTCGAGGTGCAGCCCACCCAGTCCG AGGGTGAATCGCCTGGCGGCTACGGGCTCCTACACACCTCCCGCAAG TATCTGAAGTTAAAGAACTTTGAGGAAGAGATCCGAGCGCACCGGGACCTAGACGGCTTCTTGGCACGGGCCAGCATCATCCTGAACGAGACAGCCACCTCCCTGGATGACGTGCTACGGGCCATGCTGTGCCGCTTAGCCCAAGACTCCCACAACACCGAGCCCGACTGCAACTTGGACCCGCTCATGGCCATGCTTTTCACTGATGCTGGGGCCCCCACGGAGGGTAAAG CAGTTCACCTACTGTCAGATACCATCCAAGGGGTCACTGCCACAGTAACGGGGGTGCAATACCAGCAGTCGTGGCTCTGCATCAT cTGTACCTCCAAGGCCCTGCTGAAGCGGCATGTGTGCATCAGCCGCCTGGTTCGCCCGCAGAACTGGGGGGAGAATTCCTGTGAGGTGCGGTTTGTCATCCTGGTGCTGGCCCCACCCAAGATG AAAAGCACCAAGACTGCGACGGAGGTGGGACGCACGTTTGCCACCATGTTCTTAGACATCACCTTCCGCCAGAAGCTCCTGAAGACCCGCACGGAGGAGGAATTCAAGGAGGCCCTGGTACATCAGAGACAGCTGCTCACCGTAATGAGCCACTGTCCGAGCATCAGCATGAAGGACTACAGCATGAGCTCCGCCTGCACCCACAGACCCCCGCAG CCCCCACGGCACAAGGACTTTCTCCCCATGGGGAGGGGCATCCGGGAAGACATCGCCCGCAGATTCCCTGTGTACCCGCTGGACTTCACTGATG GCATTATCGGGAAAAACAAAGCTGTGGGCAAATACATCACCACCACCCTGTTCCTCTACTTCGCCTGCCTCCTGCCCACGATCGCTTTTGGGTCCCTCAACGATGAGAACACGAATGGGGCCATTG ATGTACAGAAGACCATAGCTGGGCAGAGCATCGGAGGCCTCTTGTATGCACTCTTCTCTGGGCAGCCGCTGGTGGTGCTGCTGACGACCGCACCCCTGGCCCTCTACATCCACG TGATCCGTGGCATCTGTGATGACTACGATCTGGACTTCAGTACCTTCTATGCATGGACAGGCCTGTGGAACAGTTTCTTCCTCACGCTTTATGCCCTCTTCAACCTCAGCCTGGTCATGAGTCTCTTCAAGAG GTCAACGGAGGAGATCATTGCTTTGTTCATTTCCATCACATTCGTGCTGGATGCTGTCAAGGGCATGGTCAAAA TCTTCCAGAAGTACTACTGTGGCCACAACCCCGGGAACTACTACGAAGATAGGTCTTCCCCGGTGAGCCTGCTGGGCCTCAGCCCCAGCCTCAACAGCAGCCTCCACGCTGCCCTCAACACCAGCCTCCTGGCCGGCCCACCAGAGCTGCCTTCAGTGGGCAGCCAGGGCCCCGAGCCCCTGGCCCGGGACACGGCTGTGCTCAGCCTCCTCATCATGCTGGGGACACTCTGGCTGAGCTACACCCTCTACCAGTTCAAGAAGAG CCCCTACCTGCACCCCTACATGCGTGAGATCCTGTCAGACTGTGCCTTGCCCATCTCAGTGCTTACCTTCTCCCTCATCTCTTCCTACGGCTTCCAGGAGATTAAGA TGGGCAAGTTCCGCTACAACCCAAGCAAGAGCCTGTTCGAGATGGCCGAGATGCACTCGCTATCCCTGGTGGCCGTCAGCGGCGCCATGGGCCTCGGCTTCCTCCTCTCCATGCTCTTCTTCATCGAGCAGAACCTGGTGGCTGCCTTGGCTAATGCCCCGGAGAACAG GCTGGTAAAGGGCACTGCCTACCACTGGGACCTCCTGCTCGTCGCCATCATCAACACCGGGCTGTCTCTGTTTGGGCTGCCCTGGATCCACGCTGCCTACCCCCACTCCCCGTTGCACGTGCGGGCACTAGCTTTGGTGGAGGAGCGTGTGGAGAATGGGCACATTTATGAGAC GATTGTGAGTGTGAAGGAGACGCGGTTGACCACCCTGGGCGCCAGCATCCTGGTGGGCTTctccctcctgctgctgcccttCCCGCTACAGTGGATCCCCAAGCCTGTGCTCTACGGCCTCTTTCTCTACATCGCGCTCACCTCCATCGACGGCAACCAGCTGTTTGCACGCATGGTCCTGCTGCTCAAGGACCAA ACCTCGTACCCACCCACCCACTACATCCGGAGGGTGCCCCAGAGGAAGATCCACTACTTCACAGGCCTGCAGgtcctgcagctgctgctgctctGTGCCTTTGGCATGAGCACCCTGCCCTACATGAAGATGATCTTTCCCCTCATCATGATCGCCATGATCCCCATCCG ctaCAACCTGCTGCCCCAAATCATTGAAGCCAAGTACCTGGACGCCATGGACGCTGAGCACTGA